One stretch of Deinococcus multiflagellatus DNA includes these proteins:
- a CDS encoding histidine phosphatase family protein, translated as MAGLKRDEALARYPIPAFRHDLDAFTPKGGESQGAIRARALTALERVWQGGGERVLLVTHGGFGNTLLRELLHSARGWFAFGDTAFATVRLSRSSHTAVLTGVNLMPHLEQMT; from the coding sequence CTGGCCGGCCTGAAGCGAGACGAGGCCCTGGCCCGCTATCCCATTCCTGCCTTCCGCCACGACCTGGACGCCTTTACCCCCAAGGGCGGCGAGAGCCAGGGCGCCATTCGGGCCCGCGCGCTCACGGCGCTGGAACGGGTCTGGCAGGGTGGGGGCGAGCGGGTGCTGCTGGTGACCCACGGCGGCTTTGGCAACACCCTGCTGCGGGAACTGCTGCACAGCGCGCGGGGCTGGTTCGCGTTCGGGGACACAGCCTTCGCCACGGTGCGCCTCAGCCGGAGCAGCCATACGGCGGTGCTGACTGGGGTGAACCTCATGCCCCACCTAGAGCAGATGACCTGA
- a CDS encoding histidine phosphatase family protein, whose protein sequence is MTHLHLTILRHGRSRADDEGVHEGRYDSPLTAQGQAQAQALAAYWQAHPPGFDRVYASTLHRAHETAQIVADALGLPLTPTDLLRETVAAGSGAAPHLS, encoded by the coding sequence CCATCCTGCGCCACGGCCGCAGCCGCGCCGACGACGAGGGCGTGCATGAAGGCCGCTACGATTCACCCCTGACCGCCCAGGGGCAGGCGCAGGCCCAGGCGCTCGCGGCCTACTGGCAGGCCCACCCGCCGGGATTTGACCGGGTGTATGCCTCCACCCTGCATCGGGCCCACGAAACAGCCCAGATCGTCGCAGATGCCCTGGGCCTTCCCTTGACCCCCACCGATCTCCTTCGGGAGACAGTGGCCGCAGGTTCGGGGGCGGCCCCTCACCTCTCTTGA
- a CDS encoding glycoside hydrolase family 3 N-terminal domain-containing protein: MGPRFRTRGLKCGLALALLSASLGSAVGAAPAGWLDPAAAEAQARALLAGLSLDEKIGQVTMAHVFRFTEGGRSGPLAATAAQTFGALKPGSVLNGGGDTPQPNTPRGWADFLRALDAVGRAAGPRNIPAVFGTDAVHGVNNVPAATLFPHNIGLGATFSPALTEATARATARDLRALNAAWTFAPVADVGRDPRWGRFYETFGEAPWLVADHVAAAVTGLQDEGVAATLKHFAGYGLGTLGLDRGNAELSPRTLHETVLPPFQAGIRAGALSVMANSGSVNGVPAHASAALLTGVLRGELGFGGLLVSDWNDIDRLVGTYRTHADLLRATAASVNAGLDVYMVPNTVEAYGAALKEAVTSGLVTQARLDEATLRVLTFKARLGLLDGPLAGSGELGDHRELARRAAAASLTLLENPRGTLPLQGGRVLVTGPAMDSAALQLGGWSVNWQGVGRGNVNDVPRVSTLAVALKAGAPAGVTVSALPESKRPALLTAAKQADTVIVALGEPPAAEWEANNPGLSLPAEQVTLLRDLMGTGKPVVAVLMAGRPIVLPADLRDELAALVMAYLPGSEGGAALADALYGRAGFPGRLPFTWPDTAAQAGLTADRPPEGAGEAPQPLYPLGHGLDYTTFAARGLTATASAAGVTVSAELSNTGSRAGTATFLVRAGLPPGGALQAVARPVAALQAALKAGETRRVTVTVPGERLQSWGGDVFGPGRWQPLAGAYRFSVGDARAEVTLP; encoded by the coding sequence TTGGGGCCACGGTTCCGCACGCGCGGGCTAAAGTGCGGGCTGGCCCTGGCGCTGCTGAGCGCCAGCCTGGGCTCGGCGGTGGGCGCGGCTCCGGCGGGGTGGCTGGACCCGGCGGCGGCCGAGGCCCAGGCGCGCGCCCTGCTGGCTGGGCTGAGCCTGGACGAGAAGATCGGTCAGGTGACCATGGCGCATGTGTTCCGCTTTACCGAGGGGGGCCGCAGCGGGCCCCTGGCGGCCACTGCGGCCCAGACCTTTGGGGCCCTGAAGCCGGGCAGCGTGCTCAACGGAGGCGGCGACACCCCGCAGCCCAACACGCCGCGCGGCTGGGCCGACTTTCTGCGGGCACTGGACGCGGTGGGCCGGGCGGCCGGGCCCCGGAACATCCCGGCGGTGTTCGGCACCGACGCGGTCCACGGGGTGAACAACGTTCCGGCCGCCACGCTGTTTCCGCACAACATCGGCCTGGGGGCCACCTTCAGCCCAGCCCTGACCGAGGCAACCGCGCGCGCCACCGCCCGCGACCTGCGCGCCCTGAACGCCGCCTGGACCTTTGCCCCGGTGGCCGATGTGGGGCGCGATCCCCGCTGGGGCCGCTTCTACGAGACTTTTGGCGAGGCGCCGTGGCTGGTGGCCGACCATGTGGCGGCGGCGGTGACAGGCCTGCAGGACGAGGGGGTGGCCGCCACGCTGAAGCACTTTGCGGGCTACGGTCTGGGCACGCTGGGCCTGGACCGGGGCAACGCGGAGCTCAGCCCCCGCACCCTGCACGAAACGGTGCTGCCCCCCTTTCAGGCCGGCATTCGCGCCGGGGCCCTGAGCGTGATGGCCAACAGTGGCAGCGTGAACGGGGTGCCGGCGCACGCCTCGGCCGCCCTGCTGACCGGGGTGCTGCGCGGCGAACTGGGCTTTGGCGGGCTGCTGGTAAGCGACTGGAACGACATTGACCGGCTGGTGGGCACCTACCGCACCCACGCGGACCTGCTGCGGGCCACTGCCGCCAGCGTCAACGCCGGGCTGGACGTGTACATGGTGCCCAACACCGTCGAGGCGTATGGGGCCGCCCTGAAAGAGGCCGTCACCTCGGGCCTGGTCACTCAGGCCCGGCTGGACGAGGCCACCCTGCGCGTGCTGACCTTCAAGGCGCGCCTGGGCCTGCTGGACGGCCCCCTGGCAGGCAGCGGCGAACTGGGCGACCACCGCGAACTGGCGCGGCGCGCGGCGGCGGCCAGCCTGACCCTGCTGGAAAACCCACGCGGCACCCTGCCGCTGCAGGGCGGGCGCGTGCTGGTTACCGGGCCCGCCATGGACAGCGCCGCCCTGCAACTGGGCGGCTGGAGCGTGAACTGGCAGGGCGTGGGCCGGGGCAACGTGAACGACGTACCGCGCGTCAGCACGCTGGCGGTGGCCCTGAAAGCGGGCGCCCCGGCGGGCGTTACGGTCAGCGCCCTGCCGGAGAGCAAACGCCCGGCGCTGCTGACAGCAGCAAAGCAGGCCGACACGGTGATCGTGGCCCTGGGCGAGCCGCCCGCCGCCGAGTGGGAGGCGAACAACCCTGGCCTCAGCCTTCCCGCCGAGCAAGTCACGCTGCTGCGCGACCTGATGGGGACCGGGAAGCCCGTGGTGGCGGTGCTGATGGCCGGGCGGCCCATCGTGCTGCCCGCCGACCTGCGCGATGAACTGGCCGCCCTGGTCATGGCCTACCTGCCGGGCAGCGAGGGCGGCGCCGCCCTGGCCGACGCCCTGTATGGCCGCGCGGGCTTTCCGGGCCGCCTGCCCTTCACGTGGCCGGACACCGCCGCGCAGGCGGGCCTCACCGCCGACCGGCCACCGGAAGGGGCCGGAGAAGCGCCGCAGCCGCTTTATCCCCTGGGCCACGGCCTGGATTACACCACCTTCGCGGCGCGGGGCCTGACAGCCACGGCCAGCGCGGCCGGCGTGACCGTCAGCGCCGAGCTGAGCAATACCGGTTCGCGGGCGGGCACAGCCACGTTCCTGGTCCGGGCCGGGTTGCCGCCGGGCGGGGCCCTGCAGGCGGTCGCCCGCCCGGTGGCCGCGCTGCAGGCGGCCCTGAAGGCGGGCGAGACCCGCCGCGTCACGGTCACGGTGCCGGGGGAGCGCCTGCAGAGCTGGGGGGGCGATGTGTTTGGGCCGGGCCGCTGGCAACCCCTGGCCGGCGCGTACCGCTTCTCGGTGGGGGACGCCCGCGCCGAGGTCACCCTGCCCTGA